In the genome of Lathyrus oleraceus cultivar Zhongwan6 chromosome 4, CAAS_Psat_ZW6_1.0, whole genome shotgun sequence, the window AAATGCCCCAAACGTAAAAACCCATACAGTATGTTTTTCCCTGCTCTAACAAGCCTAACAAATACAACCCAAACATAGGCATAATCCCCAAAACCACGGTTTCATAATTCATAGTAACTAACACGAAGAAGAACTCACCTTCAAAGATTCTCTTATCTCATCGTTGAATTTCTTGCCCCATATACTAGTCCCTCCTTTACCGGTACCAGTTGGGTCTCCACCTTGAATCATAAAACCTTTAATATTGCGGTGAAATATAGTCCCATCATAGTAACCACTCGCACACAGCGCTAAAAAGTTCTGGATTTACAAGCATTTACACATGAAAAACGAATCGTTAGTTACATCACCCTTCAACATAGAAGAACCAATGAAAACAACAGAAAAGGGAAAGAACGGCATTCTTTAACTTGAGGTCAAATGCATAAGAGATGGTCCATTAGGTTTAGCTTTTGTAAGAACCAAAAGCAATTCTAGAGTTGTAGAATTGATTTCAGAGTGTTTGGTTCTTCTAAGGTTTAATTGATTCTGCCTCCAAAATTGATTCTTAAGCTAGAATTTCTAACTTTAGAGTTTAAATGtgatttttatattaaaatttaatGTTCAACTCAATTTTGCATAAAGTTATCCAAACATAAATAATCACTTTACATAAGCACTTTTAATCAGAATCAATTTTACAAAATCAATTAACTTAAACAATTTTCTTCACCGCAGAACCAAACATACACAGTCTAAGTTCACAATCATTATCTTAGTTTAACCAAATATGGTtatcaaataattattttatatGTTGGCTTCGTGAATCAAAAGACCTATTTTCCAAAACGTGAATCAAATCTTCATCACCATGGTAATAATTGAATTGAAATTGATTTTTCAATGAATTGAATAGTTGAAATAAGAATGAGAAAAGCGGAGAAGTGAAAGAAGTACCTCAGAGGTTTTAGGGACTTCGTCGCAGAAGATTTCGCACTTGATATCACCTAGGTTTGTGTGAAGAGTAACCGACTGAAAACAAAAATGAATGAAAGAGATTAAGTAAAACATGAGAGAAGAGAGTGATAGAATAGAAGAGAAGAGTGTTGGCAGTTAccattgaatttgattgagaaattGAGGAACCAAAGGAGTAGTGAGATGTGTGAATGTGAATGTGAAGGTTTCTGCTTGATTCTTCTGGAGAAAAAGATGGAGGGGTTAAGATATTCGGCACTCAACCATTATTTATTTCGGTCCGGGACTTTTGGGGGTATAATGAGAAATTCAG includes:
- the LOC127075790 gene encoding peptidyl-prolyl cis-trans isomerase CYP18-1; this translates as MSVTLHTNLGDIKCEIFCDEVPKTSENFLALCASGYYDGTIFHRNIKGFMIQGGDPTGTGKGGTSIWGKKFNDEIRESLKHNARGMLSMANSGPNTNGSQFFISYAKQPHLNGLYTVFGRVIHGFEVLDLMEKTPIGAQDRPLAEIRLNRVTMHSNPLAG